One region of Anaeromyxobacter paludicola genomic DNA includes:
- a CDS encoding efflux RND transporter permease subunit, whose product MIKAIIKFSAENRYLVIGAVAALLAISFWTMRHIPLDALPDLSDTQVIVYSKWDRSPDIVEDQVTYPITAALLGAPKVKAVRGFSDFGYSYVYVIFEDGTDMYWARTRVLEYLSKILPQLPKGVSTELGPDATSVGWTFQYALVDHSGKHSSDELRSYQDWFLRYAIQSVPGVSEVATVGGQVKQYQVSVNPTQLAAYKLPLSAVIDAIRKGNNDVGGRLVEYSGREYMVRGRGYVKSIQDIEQIVLKTDRGTPITVKDVASVQLGPEIRRGIADLDGKGDVVGGIVVMRQGENALNLIDRVKAKLEELKPSLPQGVEVITTYDRSELIGHAIETVKGKLIEEIVVVSLIILLFLWHVPSALVPIITIPVSVALAFIPMYAMGLNANLMSLAGIAISIGVLVDGAIVEVENAYNKIFHWIQGGKKGDFHKVRLEALMEVGPGVFFSLLVIAVAFMPVFTLVDQEGRLFRPLAFSKNLAMAIAALLAITLDPAMRMLFARIEPFTFKPRFLAWSATQLLVGKYYSEERHPISRALHRVYEGPCRFVLRHPRATIAAALLLVASAVPVFLKLGSEFMPPLDEGTLLYMPSAVEPGMSVAEAQKALQLQDKILRTFPEIERVFGKAGRASTSTDPAPFTMMETTIVLKPEREWREKPRWYSSWAPEWLKRGLRPFWRDRITEDELKNEMNAALDLPGISNAWTMPIKGRLDMLSTGIRTPVGIKISGARLEEIEKVALDVEAAIQKVPGTRSVYAERVAGGYFLDFVLKRDRLARYGLSVDDANDMVMTAVGGDNQSTTIEGRERYGINVRYARDYREDLSALRRVLLPLPNGQGQIPMEEIAEVKLASGPSMIRDENGLLAGYVYVDFDTSAIDVGGYVARAKHAVAASVKTPTGYGLTWSGQYENMLRVKERMKLVLPITLLLIFALLYMNTKSSFKALLVMLAVPFSAVGAVWLLWALGYNVSIAVWVGMIALMGLDAETGVFMLLFLDLSHDEAKQRGQLRTTGDLVEAIVHGAVKRVRPKAMTVFAAMIGLLPIMWSTGTGADLMKRIAAPMVGGLVTSFLMELLVYPAVYLLWKRKEVVEGPATPLELVEAHAQEA is encoded by the coding sequence ATGATCAAGGCCATCATCAAGTTCTCCGCCGAGAACCGGTACCTCGTCATCGGCGCGGTGGCCGCGCTGCTCGCCATCTCCTTCTGGACGATGCGCCACATCCCGCTCGACGCCCTGCCCGACCTGTCGGACACGCAGGTGATCGTCTACTCGAAGTGGGACCGCAGCCCGGACATCGTGGAGGACCAGGTCACCTACCCCATCACCGCGGCGCTCCTCGGCGCGCCCAAGGTGAAGGCGGTGCGCGGCTTCTCCGACTTCGGCTACAGCTACGTCTACGTCATCTTCGAGGACGGCACCGACATGTACTGGGCCCGCACCCGCGTGCTCGAGTACCTCTCGAAGATCCTGCCGCAGCTGCCGAAGGGGGTCTCGACGGAGCTCGGCCCGGACGCCACCAGCGTGGGCTGGACCTTCCAGTACGCGCTCGTGGACCACTCCGGGAAGCACTCCTCCGACGAGCTGCGCAGCTACCAGGACTGGTTCCTGCGCTACGCCATCCAGAGCGTCCCCGGCGTGTCGGAGGTCGCCACCGTCGGCGGGCAGGTGAAGCAGTACCAGGTCTCGGTGAACCCGACCCAGCTCGCCGCCTACAAGCTGCCCCTCTCCGCCGTCATCGACGCCATCCGCAAGGGCAACAACGACGTGGGCGGCCGGCTCGTCGAGTACTCCGGCCGCGAGTACATGGTCCGCGGGCGCGGGTACGTGAAGTCGATCCAGGACATCGAGCAGATCGTCCTCAAGACCGACCGCGGGACGCCCATCACCGTGAAGGACGTGGCGAGCGTCCAGCTCGGCCCGGAGATCCGGCGCGGCATCGCCGACCTCGACGGCAAGGGCGACGTGGTGGGCGGCATCGTGGTGATGCGCCAGGGCGAGAACGCCCTCAACCTCATCGACCGGGTGAAGGCCAAGCTGGAGGAGCTGAAGCCGTCGCTGCCGCAGGGCGTCGAGGTGATCACCACCTACGACCGGTCGGAGCTCATCGGCCACGCCATCGAGACGGTGAAGGGGAAGCTCATCGAGGAGATCGTGGTGGTCTCCCTCATCATCCTGCTCTTCCTCTGGCACGTCCCCTCGGCGCTCGTGCCGATCATCACCATCCCGGTGAGCGTGGCGCTGGCGTTCATCCCCATGTACGCCATGGGGCTCAACGCCAACCTGATGTCGCTCGCCGGCATCGCCATCTCCATCGGCGTGCTGGTGGACGGCGCCATCGTCGAGGTGGAGAACGCCTACAACAAGATCTTCCACTGGATCCAGGGCGGGAAGAAGGGCGACTTCCACAAGGTCCGCCTCGAGGCGCTCATGGAGGTCGGGCCGGGGGTGTTCTTCTCCCTGCTCGTCATCGCCGTGGCCTTCATGCCGGTCTTCACGCTGGTGGACCAGGAGGGCCGGCTCTTCCGCCCGCTCGCCTTCTCCAAGAACCTGGCGATGGCGATCGCGGCGCTGCTCGCCATCACCCTCGACCCGGCCATGCGCATGCTCTTCGCGCGCATCGAGCCCTTCACCTTCAAGCCGCGGTTCCTCGCCTGGAGCGCCACGCAGCTGCTCGTCGGGAAGTACTACTCCGAGGAGCGGCACCCCATCAGCCGCGCGCTCCACCGCGTCTACGAGGGGCCCTGCCGGTTCGTGCTGCGCCACCCCAGGGCGACCATCGCCGCCGCCCTGCTGCTCGTCGCGAGCGCGGTCCCGGTGTTCCTGAAGCTCGGCTCGGAGTTCATGCCGCCGCTCGACGAGGGCACCCTCCTCTACATGCCCTCGGCGGTCGAGCCGGGCATGAGCGTGGCGGAGGCGCAGAAGGCGCTGCAGCTCCAGGACAAGATCCTGCGCACCTTCCCCGAGATCGAGCGGGTCTTCGGGAAGGCCGGCCGCGCCTCCACCTCCACCGACCCGGCGCCGTTCACGATGATGGAGACCACCATCGTGCTCAAGCCGGAGCGGGAGTGGCGCGAGAAGCCGCGCTGGTACTCGTCGTGGGCGCCGGAGTGGCTCAAGCGAGGGCTGCGCCCGTTCTGGCGCGACCGGATCACCGAGGACGAGCTCAAGAACGAGATGAACGCGGCGCTCGACCTCCCTGGCATCTCCAACGCCTGGACCATGCCGATCAAGGGTCGCCTCGACATGCTCTCCACCGGCATCCGCACGCCGGTCGGCATCAAGATCTCCGGCGCCAGGCTGGAGGAGATCGAGAAGGTCGCGCTCGACGTCGAGGCGGCCATCCAGAAGGTGCCGGGCACGCGCAGCGTCTACGCCGAGCGCGTCGCGGGCGGCTACTTCCTCGACTTCGTGCTCAAGCGCGACCGGCTCGCCCGCTACGGCCTCTCGGTGGACGACGCCAACGACATGGTCATGACCGCGGTCGGCGGCGACAACCAGAGCACCACCATCGAGGGGCGCGAGCGGTACGGGATCAACGTGCGCTACGCCCGCGACTACCGCGAGGATCTCTCCGCCCTGCGGCGCGTCCTGCTGCCGCTGCCGAACGGCCAGGGCCAGATCCCGATGGAGGAGATCGCCGAGGTGAAGCTCGCCTCCGGGCCGTCGATGATCCGCGACGAGAACGGGCTCCTCGCCGGCTACGTCTACGTGGACTTCGACACCTCCGCCATCGACGTCGGCGGCTACGTCGCGCGCGCCAAGCATGCGGTCGCCGCGTCGGTGAAGACGCCCACGGGCTACGGCCTCACCTGGAGCGGCCAGTACGAGAACATGCTCCGCGTGAAGGAGCGGATGAAGCTCGTGCTGCCCATCACCCTGCTGCTCATCTTCGCGCTGCTGTACATGAACACGAAGTCGAGCTTCAAGGCGCTGCTGGTGATGCTGGCGGTGCCCTTCTCGGCGGTGGGGGCGGTCTGGCTCCTCTGGGCCCTCGGCTACAACGTCTCCATCGCGGTCTGGGTGGGCATGATCGCGCTCATGGGGCTCGACGCCGAGACCGGCGTGTTCATGCTCCTCTTCCTCGACCTCTCGCACGACGAGGCGAAGCAGCGCGGCCAGCTCCGGACCACCGGCGATCTCGTGGAGGCCATCGTCCACGGCGCGGTGAAGCGCGTCCGCCCCAAGGCGATGACCGTCTTCGCCGCCATGATCGGCCTGCTCCCCATCATGTGGTCCACCGGCACCGGCGCGGACCTCATGAAGCGCATCGCCGCGCCGATGGTGGGCGGGCTCGTCACCTCCTTCCTCATGGAGCTCCTCGTCTACCCGGCGGTCTACCTCCTCTGGAAGCGCAAGGAGGTGGTGGAGGGGCCGGCGACGCCGCTCGAGCTGGTGGAGGCCCACGCCCAGGAGGCGTGA
- a CDS encoding cupredoxin domain-containing protein has product MTSIHARRLLLPLLLALTPFAAAHAQHRGAPPPRPNRAPGPEEPPRTPPPPPAERRLEVKATEKGFEPALIVVRKGERIRLEVTRVSDAAPAKDLVVDAALFVKPLPVGKPVSVAFVPDRVGDLRFTDKTEKVVGILRVEE; this is encoded by the coding sequence ATGACCTCGATCCACGCGCGACGGCTGCTCCTCCCCCTGCTCCTGGCGCTCACCCCGTTCGCCGCCGCGCACGCCCAGCACCGCGGCGCCCCTCCGCCGCGGCCGAACCGGGCGCCGGGGCCCGAAGAGCCGCCGCGCACGCCGCCCCCGCCGCCGGCCGAGCGGCGGCTCGAGGTGAAGGCCACCGAGAAGGGCTTCGAGCCGGCCCTGATCGTGGTGAGGAAGGGCGAGCGGATCCGGCTGGAGGTCACGCGGGTGAGCGACGCGGCGCCGGCGAAGGATCTCGTGGTGGACGCGGCGCTGTTCGTGAAGCCGCTGCCCGTCGGGAAGCCGGTGTCGGTCGCCTTCGTGCCGGATCGCGTGGGGGACCTGCGCTTCACCGACAAGACCGAGAAGGTGGTCGGCATCCTCCGCGTCGAGGAGTGA
- a CDS encoding cupredoxin domain-containing protein → MNLKKLATLFAATALFATPALAGEHAHGAAAGEHAHGDAAGAKLSKSDQAKARTVEITVTKAGFEPAEVRAKAGEPLKLVVTRKTEKTCATEIVMKSEGVNVPLPLDKPQTVFVKPAKPGTIRYACGMDMIAGKIVVE, encoded by the coding sequence ATGAACCTCAAGAAGCTCGCCACCCTGTTCGCTGCCACCGCGCTCTTCGCCACCCCGGCGCTCGCCGGCGAGCACGCCCACGGCGCGGCCGCCGGCGAACACGCCCACGGCGATGCCGCCGGCGCGAAGCTCAGCAAGTCCGACCAGGCCAAGGCCCGCACCGTCGAGATCACCGTCACCAAGGCCGGCTTCGAGCCGGCGGAGGTGAGGGCCAAGGCCGGCGAGCCGCTGAAGCTCGTCGTGACGCGCAAGACCGAGAAGACCTGCGCCACCGAGATCGTGATGAAGTCGGAGGGCGTGAACGTGCCGCTCCCGCTCGACAAGCCGCAGACCGTCTTCGTGAAGCCGGCGAAGCCCGGGACCATCCGCTACGCCTGCGGCATGGACATGATCGCCGGGAAGATCGTCGTCGAGTAG
- the tpx gene encoding thiol peroxidase, with translation MATVTLKGNPIRTNGELPAVGAAAPDFVLTGGDLKDVSLKDFAGKRKVLNIVPSLDTAVCATSTRRFNEKAGSLGGAVVLVVSADLPFASKRFCTTEGLANVVPLSMMRSKHFAKDYGVMIEDGPLAGLSARAVVVLDERDKVIYRQLVPEIGQEPDYDAALKAVQG, from the coding sequence ATGGCCACCGTCACGCTCAAGGGGAACCCCATCCGCACCAACGGCGAGCTGCCCGCCGTCGGCGCCGCCGCGCCCGACTTCGTCCTCACCGGCGGCGACCTCAAGGACGTCTCGCTGAAGGACTTCGCCGGCAAGCGCAAGGTCCTCAACATCGTCCCCAGCCTCGACACCGCCGTCTGCGCCACCTCGACCCGCCGCTTCAACGAGAAGGCGGGCTCGCTCGGCGGCGCGGTGGTGCTGGTGGTCTCGGCCGACCTCCCCTTCGCCTCCAAGCGCTTCTGCACGACCGAGGGGCTCGCCAACGTGGTCCCGCTCTCGATGATGCGCTCGAAGCACTTCGCCAAGGACTACGGCGTGATGATCGAGGACGGCCCGCTCGCCGGCCTCTCGGCGCGCGCGGTGGTGGTGCTGGACGAGCGGGACAAGGTGATCTACCGGCAGCTCGTCCCCGAGATCGGCCAGGAGCCGGACTACGACGCGGCCCTGAAGGCCGTGCAGGGCTGA
- a CDS encoding c-type cytochrome, with product MLKLFAFVVAASLALPTLAGNVPPALLFQNRCAECHGKDARTPTAKGRAAGAPNLAGGERSAIEVEQVILHGKGRMAPIGMKLSPEQVGAVAAWVARLQ from the coding sequence GTGCTCAAGCTCTTCGCCTTCGTCGTCGCCGCCTCGCTCGCGCTCCCCACTCTCGCCGGGAACGTGCCCCCCGCCCTGCTCTTCCAGAACCGCTGCGCCGAGTGCCACGGCAAGGACGCTCGCACGCCGACCGCCAAGGGCCGCGCCGCGGGCGCCCCGAACCTCGCCGGCGGCGAGCGCTCCGCGATCGAGGTGGAGCAGGTGATCCTGCACGGCAAGGGCCGCATGGCCCCCATCGGCATGAAGCTTTCCCCGGAGCAGGTCGGCGCCGTCGCCGCTTGGGTGGCCCGGCTCCAGTGA
- a CDS encoding cation:proton antiporter domain-containing protein, producing MHDPHEFLTALTLVLAVAAVTTVLFHRLKQPVVLGYLLAGLVVGPHVPVPLVANRAVVEGLSELGIILIMYALGLEFSLRGLLKVGPVAAVTAAIETSLMLWLGFLAGRAFGWSARESLFAGALVAISSTTIIAKTFGELKVTGHLRNLVVGVLVVEDLVAILLLALLTAVAGGRGLSAGQVAFAVGRLAAFLVGLLVVGMLVVPRAMRTVNRLGQSETTLVASLGICFGVSLLAARFGYSVALGAFIAGSLVSEAGEERPVEPLVQPVRDLFGAIFFVSVGLLIDPHLVAAHWRAVVALTAIVLGGKVLAVTAGAFLTGNGNRISVQAGLSLAQIGEFSFIIAGLGAATGATRPFLLPVAVAVSALTTLSTPWLVRASPHVAAFIDRKLPRPIQTFAALYGSWVEQLGGTSRRPSVAARVRRMVRLLLLDAALLAGIVIGTSVALGRAAALLRARAGLEAGLARVAVLAAAGALSAPFCLGLVRTARRLGVVLGSAALPHGAGLDLAAAPRRALVVALQLGALALVGVPLLAVTQPFLPGVPGAALLILLLAVLGVGLWRSATNLQGHVQAGAQLIVEALAKQARDAAGGGEAHALDDMRRMLPGLGEPEPFRLPATSAAVGRSLAALDLRGLTGATVLAIVRESEGAIVPSAAEVLRAGDLLALAGTHEAIAAAKEVLAAGAGASAAAPP from the coding sequence ATGCACGACCCCCACGAGTTCCTGACGGCGCTCACGCTGGTCCTGGCCGTCGCGGCGGTGACCACGGTGCTGTTCCATCGGCTGAAGCAGCCGGTGGTGCTCGGCTACCTCCTCGCCGGGCTGGTCGTGGGACCGCACGTCCCGGTGCCGCTCGTCGCCAACCGCGCGGTGGTGGAGGGGCTCTCCGAGCTCGGCATCATCCTCATCATGTACGCGCTCGGCCTCGAGTTCAGCCTGCGCGGGCTGCTCAAGGTCGGGCCGGTCGCGGCGGTCACCGCGGCCATCGAGACGAGCCTCATGCTCTGGCTCGGCTTCCTGGCCGGCCGGGCCTTCGGCTGGTCCGCGCGCGAGAGCCTCTTCGCGGGCGCCCTCGTCGCCATCTCGAGCACCACCATCATCGCGAAGACCTTCGGCGAGCTGAAGGTCACGGGCCACCTGCGGAACCTGGTGGTCGGGGTGCTGGTGGTGGAGGACCTCGTCGCCATCCTGCTCCTGGCGCTCCTCACCGCCGTGGCCGGCGGGCGCGGGCTCTCGGCCGGGCAGGTGGCCTTCGCGGTGGGGCGGCTCGCCGCCTTCCTGGTCGGCCTGCTCGTGGTGGGGATGCTGGTCGTGCCGCGCGCCATGCGGACCGTGAACCGGCTCGGCCAGTCGGAGACCACCCTGGTCGCGAGCCTGGGCATCTGCTTCGGCGTCTCCCTGCTCGCCGCCCGCTTCGGCTACTCGGTCGCGCTCGGGGCCTTCATCGCCGGGTCGCTGGTCTCGGAGGCCGGGGAGGAGCGGCCGGTGGAGCCGCTGGTCCAGCCGGTGCGCGATCTCTTCGGCGCCATCTTCTTCGTGTCGGTGGGCCTGCTCATCGACCCCCACCTGGTGGCGGCGCACTGGCGCGCGGTGGTGGCCCTCACCGCCATCGTGCTCGGCGGGAAGGTGCTGGCGGTCACGGCCGGCGCCTTCCTCACCGGCAACGGAAACCGGATCTCGGTCCAGGCCGGGCTCAGCCTGGCGCAGATCGGGGAGTTCTCCTTCATCATCGCCGGGCTCGGCGCCGCCACCGGGGCCACCCGCCCCTTCCTCCTCCCGGTCGCGGTGGCGGTCTCGGCCCTCACCACCCTCTCGACCCCCTGGCTCGTGCGCGCCTCGCCGCACGTCGCGGCCTTCATCGACCGCAAGCTCCCCCGGCCCATCCAGACCTTCGCCGCGCTCTACGGCAGCTGGGTGGAGCAGCTCGGCGGGACCTCGCGCCGCCCGTCGGTCGCGGCGCGGGTGCGGCGGATGGTCCGCCTCCTGCTCCTCGACGCCGCCCTCCTGGCCGGGATCGTGATCGGCACCTCGGTGGCGCTGGGACGCGCCGCGGCGCTCCTGCGGGCCCGGGCCGGGCTCGAGGCCGGGCTGGCGCGGGTGGCGGTGCTCGCCGCGGCTGGCGCCCTCTCCGCCCCCTTCTGCCTCGGCCTCGTGCGCACCGCCCGCCGGCTCGGGGTGGTGCTCGGCTCGGCCGCCCTGCCCCACGGCGCCGGGCTCGACCTCGCGGCGGCGCCGCGGCGCGCCCTGGTGGTCGCGCTGCAGCTCGGCGCGCTCGCCCTCGTCGGCGTCCCGCTCCTCGCGGTCACGCAGCCCTTCCTCCCCGGCGTGCCCGGCGCGGCGCTCCTGATCCTGCTCCTGGCGGTCCTGGGCGTGGGGCTCTGGCGCAGCGCCACCAACCTGCAGGGGCACGTGCAGGCCGGGGCGCAGCTCATCGTGGAGGCGCTCGCGAAGCAGGCCCGGGACGCGGCGGGCGGCGGGGAGGCGCACGCGCTCGACGACATGCGGCGGATGCTGCCGGGGCTCGGCGAGCCGGAGCCGTTCCGGCTGCCGGCCACGAGCGCCGCCGTCGGCCGCTCCCTCGCCGCGCTCGACCTGCGCGGCCTCACCGGCGCGACCGTGCTCGCCATCGTCCGCGAGTCGGAGGGCGCCATCGTCCCGAGCGCGGCGGAGGTGCTCCGCGCGGGCGACCTGCTCGCGCTCGCGGGGACCCATGAGGCGATCGCGGCGGCGAAGGAGGTGCTGGCCGCCGGCGCGGGCGCCTCGGCGGCTGCCCCGCCCTGA
- a CDS encoding helix-turn-helix transcriptional regulator, with amino-acid sequence MGRDTARYPPPGWSEVPALLPLARACQAGRLARIRYRDAGGHETEREVAVLGLGWRREGWLFAAFCELRQAWRLFRAERVLAIRVTRRRAPSAPAAFDGRRFATEDLSGPAPAGRVAVALDAPLARLAPALFPSALLERRGRGCVAHLRASAIDGVAGLCLSLGQGARVVSPPEAGALFAGLRAALERQRARRPEP; translated from the coding sequence ATGGGACGAGACACGGCGCGCTATCCGCCCCCGGGCTGGAGCGAGGTGCCGGCCCTCCTGCCCCTCGCGCGGGCCTGCCAGGCCGGGCGGCTCGCCCGCATCCGCTACCGCGACGCGGGCGGGCACGAGACCGAGCGGGAGGTGGCGGTGCTCGGGCTGGGGTGGCGCCGCGAGGGGTGGCTCTTCGCCGCCTTCTGCGAGCTCCGGCAGGCGTGGCGGCTCTTCCGGGCCGAGCGGGTGCTCGCGATCCGGGTCACCCGCCGCCGCGCCCCGTCGGCCCCCGCCGCGTTCGACGGCCGCCGCTTCGCCACCGAGGACCTCTCCGGCCCCGCGCCGGCCGGCCGGGTCGCGGTCGCCCTCGACGCGCCCCTGGCGCGCCTGGCGCCCGCCCTCTTCCCCTCGGCGCTCCTCGAGCGGCGGGGGCGGGGCTGCGTGGCGCACCTTCGCGCCAGCGCCATCGACGGGGTCGCCGGGCTCTGCCTCTCGCTCGGCCAGGGCGCCCGGGTGGTCTCGCCGCCCGAGGCCGGGGCGCTCTTCGCCGGGCTCCGGGCGGCCCTGGAGCGGCAGCGCGCCCGCCGCCCCGAGCCGTGA
- the trhA gene encoding PAQR family membrane homeostasis protein TrhA, protein MASHRAESVAPRVKPLLRGVSHEVAAAVAVVAWIVLLARAEVPRASAAATVYGVSLFTLFGTSALYHRPNWAPGPRLWLRRLDHSAIFVLIAGTYTPFCLLLGGRRGLALLAIAWGGALVGILRAMIWPRAPRGIAVALYLLLGWVIVPLLPQLHASLGTAGVVLLAAGGLLYTGGALIYATRRPDPFPRIFGYHEVFHALVIAAAACHYAVVVGAVRAIS, encoded by the coding sequence ATGGCCAGCCATCGCGCCGAGTCCGTCGCGCCCCGCGTCAAGCCGCTCCTGCGCGGGGTGTCCCACGAGGTGGCCGCCGCCGTCGCGGTGGTCGCCTGGATCGTGCTGCTCGCCCGCGCCGAGGTCCCGCGCGCCAGCGCCGCGGCCACGGTGTACGGCGTGAGCCTGTTCACGCTCTTCGGGACGAGCGCCCTCTACCACCGGCCGAACTGGGCGCCCGGGCCGCGGCTCTGGCTGCGCCGGCTCGACCACTCCGCCATCTTCGTCCTCATCGCCGGCACCTACACGCCGTTCTGCCTGCTGCTGGGCGGCCGGCGGGGGCTCGCCCTGCTGGCGATCGCCTGGGGCGGGGCGCTGGTCGGCATCCTGCGCGCCATGATCTGGCCGCGCGCGCCGCGGGGCATCGCGGTGGCGCTCTACCTGCTCCTGGGCTGGGTGATCGTCCCGTTGCTGCCGCAGCTCCACGCCTCGCTCGGGACCGCCGGCGTGGTGCTCCTGGCCGCCGGCGGCCTGCTCTACACCGGCGGCGCCCTCATCTACGCGACGCGGCGCCCCGATCCGTTCCCGCGCATCTTCGGCTACCACGAGGTGTTCCACGCGCTCGTGATCGCCGCCGCCGCCTGCCACTACGCGGTGGTGGTCGGGGCGGTGCGAGCCATCAGCTAG
- a CDS encoding pirin family protein has translation MTERNVKDVITPTPASDGAGVLLKRSIATPTLDHLDPFFLFDHFGSERPDDYLAGFPLHPHRGIETVTYMLDGSVAHRDSLGNAGVIGTGDVQWMTAGSGILHEEMPKAGPRRLDGFQIWVNLPAKLKMTRPRYQDVPAARIPEVARPDGAAIRVVAGQVDGVEGAVREIFAGPTYLDVRLPAGRSFEQPIPRGHTGLLYVYRGEVAVGGPAAGASQAIPSPRLVVLGDGDVVRVHAIGEEARFLLLSAQPLHEPYARYGPFVMNTPDEIRETLRELREGTFIRP, from the coding sequence ATGACCGAGCGCAACGTGAAGGACGTCATCACCCCCACCCCGGCGAGCGACGGCGCGGGCGTGCTCCTGAAGCGGAGCATCGCCACCCCCACGCTCGACCACCTCGATCCGTTCTTCCTCTTCGATCACTTCGGCTCGGAGCGTCCGGACGACTACCTGGCCGGGTTCCCGCTCCACCCGCACCGCGGGATCGAGACCGTGACCTACATGCTCGACGGCAGCGTGGCCCACCGCGACAGCCTGGGCAACGCCGGCGTGATCGGCACCGGTGACGTGCAGTGGATGACCGCCGGGAGCGGCATCCTGCACGAGGAGATGCCCAAGGCCGGCCCGCGCCGGCTCGACGGGTTCCAGATCTGGGTGAACCTGCCGGCGAAGCTCAAGATGACGCGCCCGCGCTACCAGGACGTGCCGGCGGCGCGCATCCCCGAGGTGGCGCGCCCCGACGGCGCGGCGATCCGGGTGGTGGCCGGGCAGGTGGACGGCGTCGAGGGCGCGGTCCGGGAGATCTTCGCCGGGCCCACGTACCTCGACGTGCGGCTCCCGGCCGGCCGCAGCTTCGAGCAGCCCATCCCGCGCGGCCACACCGGCCTCCTCTACGTGTACCGGGGCGAGGTCGCGGTGGGCGGCCCGGCCGCGGGCGCGAGCCAGGCCATCCCGTCGCCGCGGCTGGTGGTGCTCGGGGACGGCGACGTGGTGCGGGTCCACGCCATCGGGGAGGAGGCCCGGTTCCTGCTCCTCTCGGCGCAGCCGCTCCACGAGCCGTACGCCCGCTACGGGCCGTTCGTGATGAACACGCCGGACGAGATCCGCGAGACCCTGCGCGAGCTCCGCGAGGGCACCTTCATCCGGCCCTGA
- a CDS encoding aminotransferase class V-fold PLP-dependent enzyme — protein sequence MADPLPDLPPPRLGDRALFPDLAPAAYLNHAGLSPLSLPVRRAVAGFTDDYGRHGGGAFARWFPRRAALREKLARLLGASPEDLALTSSTSSGLIDVALSFPWRAGDRVVCFEGEFPANVVPWQRAAALFGLEVRFVPLAPFHRGDEEGLAAVEAELRAGARLVAVSAVQFQTGLAMPLGPLARLCHAHGAELAVDAVQALGATPLDVRALEVDYLAGGSHKWLMGLEGAGVLYVRPERVEALRFGVGGWLSTEDPVSFLSKGPGLLRYDRPLRRRADAFEYGSSSLVSLVALDAAVGLLLEVGVGEIRAWLDRYLDLLEPGLAERGFASVRAREPGRRSGMLCARPPPGVELERLRDRLAASGVAVAIPDGHVRFAPQWPNRPEEVPLVLSAIDRALRG from the coding sequence ATGGCCGACCCGCTCCCGGACCTCCCGCCGCCGCGCCTCGGCGATCGCGCGCTCTTCCCCGACCTCGCGCCGGCCGCCTACCTGAACCACGCCGGCCTCTCGCCGCTCTCGCTCCCGGTCCGCCGCGCCGTCGCCGGCTTCACCGACGACTACGGCCGGCACGGGGGCGGCGCCTTCGCCCGCTGGTTCCCCCGGCGCGCGGCGCTCCGCGAGAAGCTGGCGCGGCTCCTCGGGGCCTCGCCGGAGGACCTCGCGCTCACGAGCAGCACCTCGAGCGGCCTCATCGACGTGGCGCTCTCCTTCCCGTGGCGCGCCGGCGACCGCGTGGTCTGCTTCGAGGGCGAGTTCCCGGCCAACGTCGTCCCCTGGCAGCGCGCGGCGGCCCTCTTCGGGCTCGAGGTGCGCTTCGTCCCGCTCGCGCCCTTCCACCGCGGCGACGAGGAGGGGCTCGCGGCCGTGGAGGCGGAGCTCCGGGCGGGGGCGCGGCTGGTCGCGGTCTCGGCGGTGCAGTTCCAGACCGGGCTCGCCATGCCGCTCGGCCCGCTCGCGCGCCTCTGTCACGCCCACGGCGCCGAGCTGGCGGTGGACGCGGTCCAGGCCCTCGGGGCGACGCCCCTCGACGTGCGCGCCCTCGAGGTGGACTACCTGGCCGGCGGGAGCCACAAGTGGCTCATGGGGCTCGAGGGGGCCGGCGTGCTCTACGTCCGGCCGGAGCGGGTGGAGGCGCTCCGCTTCGGCGTGGGCGGCTGGCTCTCCACCGAGGACCCGGTGAGCTTCCTCTCGAAGGGCCCGGGGCTCCTCCGCTACGACCGGCCGCTCCGGCGGCGCGCCGACGCCTTCGAGTACGGCTCGTCCTCGCTGGTCTCCCTCGTGGCGCTCGACGCCGCCGTCGGGCTCCTGCTCGAGGTCGGGGTCGGGGAGATCCGCGCCTGGCTGGACCGCTACCTCGACCTGCTCGAGCCCGGGCTGGCCGAGCGCGGCTTCGCGAGCGTCCGCGCGAGGGAGCCCGGCCGCCGCTCCGGCATGCTCTGCGCCCGTCCACCGCCCGGGGTCGAGCTCGAGCGCCTGCGCGACCGGCTCGCCGCGAGCGGGGTGGCGGTGGCGATCCCCGACGGGCACGTCCGGTTCGCGCCGCAGTGGCCGAACCGGCCGGAGGAGGTGCCGCTCGTGCTCTCGGCGATCGACCGGGCGCTTCGGGGCTGA